From Salvia splendens isolate huo1 chromosome 3, SspV2, whole genome shotgun sequence, a single genomic window includes:
- the LOC121794375 gene encoding transcription factor PIF1-like, whose product MNHCVPDFHEMDEDDSIPTPSSFSRLKKTTTGEEDIMELLWQNGQVVVQSQNQRPPYRGGSGEVVIPSEREIRSTAEEQQHLFIQEDEMASWLLDDSSFDRDFYADLLYSAPPPPPLTTAAAEIPAPVARPDNPPRVQNFVHFSRLPIRPRPAARESSTVVESNDTPAAAPESRVSDSGPPLNADSATMRTGGTSAAAGTCDLTAASSPGSSPTSFSGDTHQPQHKPAALPEDRKRKVREADDNECQSEDIEFEAAECKKQGCGSASTKRSRAAEVHNLSERRRRDRINEKMRALQELIPRCNKSDKASMLDEAIEYLKSLQLQVQMMSMSCGMVPMMYPVGVQQYMPAAMGLGMGMGMGMDMGMSRPMVPYPPMMAGSAMPNPAAAAAHMGPRFPLPPFHMQPVPVPDPSALQPTNRTDHVSNSTAIPQNQNQPRFQNFPDPYQQYLGFHPTLLPIPQNQGVVQHDANKPSTSKDIGNPHNQQTG is encoded by the exons ATGAATCACTGCGTTCCGGATTTTCATGAAATGGATGAGGACGATTCGATTCCCACGCCTTCCAGTTTTTCTAGACTCAAAAAGACTACCAC AGGTGAAGAGGATATCATGGAGCTGCTATGGCAGAACGGTCAAGTAGTGGTGCAGAGTCAGAATCAGAGACCGCCGTATAGGGGCGGCAGCGGAGAGGTGGTGATTCCGTCGGAGAGGGAGATCAGATCGACCGCGGAGGAGCAGCAGCATTTGTTTATCCAGGAGGATGAGATGGCGTCTTGGCTTCTCGATGATTCCTCCTTCGATCGCGATTTTTACGCCGATCTCCTCTAttccgctcctcctcctccgcctctcaccaccgccgccgctgaGATCCCGGCTCCGGTCGCCAGACCTGACAATCCGCCGCGGGTGCAGAATTTCGTGCATTTCTCGAGGCTCCCGATCAGGCCGAGGCCGGCGGCGCGAGAATCGTCCACGGTGGTGGAGTCAAATGACACGCCGGCGGCGGCACCGGAATCTAGGGTTTCTGACAGCGGGCCGCCGCTGAACGCGGATAGCGCCACCATGAGAACTGGAGGCACTTCGGCTGCCGCGGGTACATGTGACCTCACCGCCGCCTCGTCGCCCGGCAGCTCCCCGACCAGCTTCAGCGGAGATACGCATCAGCCGCAGCACAAGCCAGCAGCACTGCCGGAAGATCGGAAACGGAAAGTTAGAGAAGCCGACGATAATGAGTGTCAGAGTGAG GATATCGAGTTTGAAGCTGCTGAATGTAAAAAACAAGGCTGTGGTTCAGCGTCGACAAAGAGATCACGTGCTGCAGAAGTTCACAACCTGTCAGAGAGG AGGCGGCGAGACAGGATAAATGAGAAAATGAGGGCACTACAAGAACTCATCCCACGTTGCAATAAG TCAGACAAAGCTTCAATGCTGGATGAGGCTATTGAATACTTGAAATCACTTCAATTACAAGTACAG ATGATGTCGATGAGTTGTGGGATGGTTCCCATGATGTATCCGGTGGGGGTGCAGCAGTACATGCCTGCTGCTATGGGGTTAGGAATGGGGATGGGAATGGGGATGGACATGGGAATGAGCCGTCCGATGGTCCCTTATCCACCTATGATGGCCGGCTCAGCCATGCCAAATCCTGCAGCCGCGGCAGCTCATATGGGTCCTAGATTTCCCCTCCCTCCATTTCATATGCAACCAGTTCCCGTACCCGATCCTTCAGCATTACAGCCTACTAACCGCACAGATCATGTCTCAAACTCGACTGCTATTCCTCAGAATCAGAACCAGCCAAGGTTTCAAAACTTTCCCGATCCGTATCAACAGTATCTTGGTTTCCACCCCACACTACTACCAATACCACAG
- the LOC121794378 gene encoding CLIP-associated protein-like isoform X2 encodes MEEALELARAKDTKERMAGVERLHQLLEASRKTLSPSEVTSLVDVGLDLLKDNNFRVSQGGLQALASAAVLSGEHFKLHFNALVPAVVERLGDAKQPVRDAARRLLLTLMEVSSPTIIVERAGSYAWMHRSWRIREEFARTVTSAIGLFASTELPLQRAILPPILQMLNDPNPGVREAAISCIEEMYTQAGPQFLEELNRHHLPAAMLRDINARVEKIEPKIHSSDAIVSNYSSTETKPTMHNPKKSSPKAKTTSRENSLFGDGDITEKPVEPIKVYSEKELTREFEKIASTLVPEKDWSVRIAAMQRVEGLVIGGAADYPGFRGLLKQLIGPLSTQLSDRRSSIVKQGCHLLNFLSKDLLGDFEGCAEMFIPVLFKLVVITVLVIAESADNCIKTMLRNCKVPRVLPRIVDSAKNDRNAILRARCCDYALLILEYWADAPEIQRSADLYEDLIRCCVADAMSEVRSTARTCYRMFAKTWPDRSRRLFMSFDPVVQRVINDEDGGMHRRHASPSIRERSSNMSFSTHASTPSNIPGYGTSAIVAMDRSGSLSSGTSLTSGLLISQAKSMGKGAERSLESVLHSSKQKVTAIESMLRGLDISERGRSSSLDLGVDPPSSRDPPFPLAVPASNSLTNSLTDPVSGISKGNNRNGGLVLSDIITQIQASKESSKLSYYNSTGSELLSVHSSYSAKRAPEKVQDRGFAEENPDFRDSRRYMNVQDKQYLETQYRDASYRESHGNHVPNFQRPLLRKNTTGRVSAGRRRSFDDSQLPLGDLSSYSDSPATLTDALNEGLSSSSDWNARVAAFSYIHSLLQQGPRGIQDVMQSFEKVMKLFFQHLDDPHHKVAQAALSTLADLIPACRKPFESYMERILPHVFSRLIDPKELVRQPCSTTLDIVGKTYGTDSLLPALLRSLDEQRSPKAKLAVIEFAIGSFNKHASNSEGSANSGILKLWLAKLTPLVHDKNTKLKEAAITCIISVYTHFDSVAVLNFILSLSVEEQNSLRRALKQYTPRIEVELMNFLQSKKERRIKSSYDPSDVVGTSSEDGYNGSLKKSQLFGRYSSGSIDSDSGRKWSSLQDASFITGSIGNQKSDDTQDNLHHQLVETNLNADVTTSNHKSLKYIPNISGDNVGLSAIDSHPNAEVSLTSRLDINGLIGSEHLQKSLDIGVDNEPSPEPSLSFRELPALKLNSSTETGPSIPQILHMICNGSDDSPSANKRQALQQLIEISISNDHSVWSKYFNQILTAVLEMLDDSDSLARELVLSLIVEMLKNQKESMEYSVEIVIEKLLNVTKDNVLKVSNESERCLTIVLSQYDPFRCLSVIVPLLVTEDERTLVTCINCLTKLVGRLSQEELMAQLPSFLPALFDAFGNQSADVRKTVVFCLVDIYIMLGKAFLPYLEGLNSTQLRLVTIYANRISQARTGTPIDATQ; translated from the exons ATGGAGGAGGCGCTGGAGTTGGCGCGTGCGAAAGACACTAAGGAGCGGATGGCGGGCGTCGAGCGCCTCCACCAACTCCTTGAAGCCTCGAGAAAGACGCTATCTCCGTCGGAGGTGACGTCACTCGTCGACGTCGGCCTAGATCTCTTGAAGGATAACAACTTCCGTGTCTCACAGGGCGGTTTGCAGGCGCTCGCCTCCGCCGCCGTGCTCTCTGGCGAGCACTTCAAGCTGCATTTCAATGCGCTTGTTCCGGCGGTGGTAGAGAGGCTCGGTGACGCCAAACAGCCTGTTAGGGATGCCGCCAGGAGGCTGCTGCTCACTCTCATGGAG GTTTCTTCACCAACAATTATCGTTGAAAGGGCAGGATCTTATGCTTGGATGCACAGAAGTTGGAGAATTCGAGAAGAGTTTGCTCGCACAGTCACGTCAGCTATTGGTCTCTTTGCATCTACAGAACTACCTCTTCAGCGTGCCATTCTTCCTCCT ATTTTGCAGATGCTGAATGATCCAAACCCTGGTGTTAGGGAGGCAGCTATTTCATGCATTGAG GAGATGTATACTCAGGCTGGGCCTCAGTTCCTTGAAGAATTGAATCGACATCATCTACCTGCAGCAATG TTAAGAGATATTAATGCCAGAGTAGAAAAGATTGAGCCCAAGATTCACTCTTCAGATGCTATTGTGAGCAATTACTCATCTACTGAGACCAAGCCTACGATGCATAATCCAAAGAAAAGTAGCCCAAAGGCCAAAACCACGTCACgcgaaaattctctctttgGAG ATGGTGACATCACAGAAAAGCCAGTAGAACCTATTAAAGTATATTCTGAAAAAGAGCTTACAAGAGAGTTTGAGAAGATTGCTTCTACCTTAGTGCCTGAAAAAGATTGGTCTGTACGTATTGCTGCCATGCAGAGAGTTGAAGGCCTTGTTATTGGAG GTGCAGCTGATTACCCTGGTTTCCGGGGGCTTCTCAAGCAGCTAATTGGTCCTTTGAGCACACAATTATCAGATCGGCGTTCTAGCATTGTCAAGCAG GGATGTCATTTGTTAAACTTCTTATCTAAAGATCTCTTGGGGGATTTTGAGGGATGCGCTGAGATGTTTATTCCG GTCCTTTTCAAGCTTGTTGTCATAACAGTGCTTGTAATTGCAGAGTCGGCGGATAACTGCATAAAGACG ATGTTACGCAATTGCAAAGTTCCTCGTGTACTTCCCCGGATTGTTGACTCTGCAAAGAATGACCGCAATGCTATACTCCGTGCGAG GTGTTGTGATTATGCGCTTCTTATACTTGAATATTGGGCTGATGCACCTGAAATACAACGGTCGGCTGACCTCTATGAAGATCTTATTAGATGTTGTGTGGCTGATGCAATGAGTGAG GTACGATCTACTGCAAGGACCTGTTACAGAATGTTTGCTAAAACATGGCCTGATCGCTCCCGGCGTCTGTTCATGTCTTTTGATCCTGTTGTTCAAAGG GTAATAAACGATGAAGATGGAGGAATGCATAGAAGACATGCTTCACCTTCCATTCGTGAAAGAAGTTCTAACATGTCATTCTCCACTCATGCATCCACACCTTCAAATATACCTGGTTATGGGACTTCTGCGATAGTGGCAATGGATAGAAGCGGTAGTTTATCCTCAGGGACATCTCTTACTTCTGGACTACTGATCTCTCAAGCAAAATCTATGGGCAAGGGTGCAGAGCGTAGCCTAGAAAGTGTGTTGCACTCGAGCAAGCAGAAGGTCACTGCCATAGAGAGTATGCTGAGAGGCTTGGATATATCAGAGAGAGGACGATCCTCCAGTTTGGACTTAG GAGTTGACCCTCCATCTTCTCGTGATCCACCATTCCCCCTTGCGGTTCCAGCATCAAATAGTCTTACAAATTCTTTAACAGATCCGGTATCTGGTATATCTAAAGGCAACAATCGCAATGGAGGGTTGGTGCTTTCTGATATCATTACACAAATCCAAGCCTCTAAGGAGTCGAGTAAACTATCATATTATAACAGCACTGGAAGTGAGCTTTTGTCTGTGCATTCTTCTTACTCAGCCAAGAGAGCTCCAGAAAAGGTACAAGATAGAGGATTTGCTGAAGAAAATCCTGATTTTAGGGATTCAAGGAGATACATGAACGTTCAAGATAAACAGTACTTAGAGACACAATACAGAGATGCTAGTTATAGGGAGTCACATGGTAACCATGTACCGAATTTCCAGCGTCCACTTCTAAGGAAGAACACTACTGGGCGAGTGTCTGCTGGCAGGAGGAGGAGCTTTGATGACAGTCAGCTCCCACTGGGTGATCTCTCAAGTTATTCGGACAGCCCAGCTACTCTTACTGATGCTCTAAATGAAGGGCTCAGTTCTAGTTCAGATTGGAATGCACGGGTGGCTGCATTTAGTTATATTCATTCTCTTCTGCAGCAAGGTCCAAGAGGTATTCAAGACGTAATGCAGAGTTTTGAGAAGGTCATGAAGCTGTTTTTTCAACACCTGGATGACCCGCATCACAAAGTTGCACAGGCAGCCCTTTCAACTCTTGCAGATCTTATTCCAGCTTGCAGAAAGCCATTTGAAAGTTACATGGAGAGGATTCTACCCCATGTTTTTTCTAGGTTGATTGATCCAAAGGAATTAGTGAGGCAACCTTGCTCAACTACACTGGATATTGTTGGCAAAACATATGGTACCGATTCACTTCTACCTGCTCTGTTGCGTTCGTTGGACGAACAACGATCTCCCAAGGCAAAATTAGCTGTTATTGAGTTTGCTATTGGTTCATTTAACAAGCATGCTTCAAATTCTGAAGGTTCTGCCAATAGTGGCATCCTTAAGCTATGGCTTGCAAAATTAACCCCACTGGTTCAtgacaaaaatacaaaattgaaGGAAGCAGCTATAACATGCATAATATCTGTTTATACTCACTTTGACTCGGTGGCGGTATTGAACTTCATTCTTAGCTTATCGGTTGAAGAACAGAACTCCTTAAGAAGAGCCCTCAAGCAGTATACTCCTCGCATAGAGGTAGAACTCATGAACTTTCTGCAAAGCAAGAAAGAGAGACGCATCAAATCCTCATATGATCCATCTGACGTGGTTGGAACATCTTCTGAAGATGGCTATAATGGATCATTAAAGAAGAGTCAGTTGTTTGGTAGATATTCTTCTGGATCTATTGACAGTGATAGTGGGAGGAAGTGGAGCTCTCTTCAAGATGCATCCTTCATCACAGGTTCTATTGGGAACCAAAAATCTGATGATACACAGGACAATTTGCATCATCAATTGGTAGAGACTAACTTGAATGCTGATGTTACAACTTCAAACCACAAAAGTTTGAAATACATACCTAATATCTCCGGTGATAATGTGGGATTATCAGCAATAGATAGTCATCCAAACGCGGAGGTTTCTTTGACATCACGTTTGGACATCAATGGACTGATTGGATCTGAACATCTGCAGAAGTCTCTAGACATTGGGGTTGACAATGAGCCTTCACCTGAACCGTCACTAAGTTTTCGTGAACTTCCTGCTCTTAAATTAAATTCTTCTACCGAAACAGGACCAAGTATCCCTCAGATTCTTCATATG ATATGCAATGGGAGTGACGACAGTCCTTCAGCAAATAAACGGCAAGCACTTCAACAGTTGATTGAAATCTCCATATCTAATGACCACTCCGTCTGGAGCAAG TACTTCAATCAGATATTAACTGCTGTACTTGAAATGCTGGATGATTCCGACTCATTAGCCCGCGAGCTAGTTCTCTCGCTCATTGTTGAGATGTTAAAGAATCAG AAGGAGTCAATGGAGTATTCTGTTGAGATTGTAATTGAAAAGCTGCTTAATGTGACGAAGGACAACGTTTTGAAG GTCTCCAATGAATCCGAACGTTGCTTGACAATTGTGTTGTCTCAGTATGATCCATTCCGGTGTCTAAGT GTTATTGTGCCTCTGCTTGTGACCGAAGATGAGAGAACTCTTGTGACATGCATAAACTGTTTGACTAAG CTTGTAGGCAGGCTCTCTCAAGAGGAGCTGATGGCTCAGTTGCCCTCGTTTTTGCCTGCTCTTTTTGATGCATTTGGGAATCAGAGTGCAGATGTCCGGAAG ACTGTTGTTTTCTGTCTGGTGGACATATATATCATGCTGGGGAAAGCATTCTTGCCATATTTGGAAGGGCTTAATAGTACACAACTCCGGCTGGTGACGATATATGCAAACAGGATATCTCAGGCGAGGACCGGTACTCCAATTGATGCTACCCAATGA
- the LOC121794378 gene encoding CLIP-associated protein-like isoform X1, whose amino-acid sequence MEEALELARAKDTKERMAGVERLHQLLEASRKTLSPSEVTSLVDVGLDLLKDNNFRVSQGGLQALASAAVLSGEHFKLHFNALVPAVVERLGDAKQPVRDAARRLLLTLMEVSSPTIIVERAGSYAWMHRSWRIREEFARTVTSAIGLFASTELPLQRAILPPILQMLNDPNPGVREAAISCIEEMYTQAGPQFLEELNRHHLPAAMLRDINARVEKIEPKIHSSDAIVSNYSSTETKPTMHNPKKSSPKAKTTSRENSLFGADGDITEKPVEPIKVYSEKELTREFEKIASTLVPEKDWSVRIAAMQRVEGLVIGGAADYPGFRGLLKQLIGPLSTQLSDRRSSIVKQGCHLLNFLSKDLLGDFEGCAEMFIPVLFKLVVITVLVIAESADNCIKTMLRNCKVPRVLPRIVDSAKNDRNAILRARCCDYALLILEYWADAPEIQRSADLYEDLIRCCVADAMSEVRSTARTCYRMFAKTWPDRSRRLFMSFDPVVQRVINDEDGGMHRRHASPSIRERSSNMSFSTHASTPSNIPGYGTSAIVAMDRSGSLSSGTSLTSGLLISQAKSMGKGAERSLESVLHSSKQKVTAIESMLRGLDISERGRSSSLDLGVDPPSSRDPPFPLAVPASNSLTNSLTDPVSGISKGNNRNGGLVLSDIITQIQASKESSKLSYYNSTGSELLSVHSSYSAKRAPEKVQDRGFAEENPDFRDSRRYMNVQDKQYLETQYRDASYRESHGNHVPNFQRPLLRKNTTGRVSAGRRRSFDDSQLPLGDLSSYSDSPATLTDALNEGLSSSSDWNARVAAFSYIHSLLQQGPRGIQDVMQSFEKVMKLFFQHLDDPHHKVAQAALSTLADLIPACRKPFESYMERILPHVFSRLIDPKELVRQPCSTTLDIVGKTYGTDSLLPALLRSLDEQRSPKAKLAVIEFAIGSFNKHASNSEGSANSGILKLWLAKLTPLVHDKNTKLKEAAITCIISVYTHFDSVAVLNFILSLSVEEQNSLRRALKQYTPRIEVELMNFLQSKKERRIKSSYDPSDVVGTSSEDGYNGSLKKSQLFGRYSSGSIDSDSGRKWSSLQDASFITGSIGNQKSDDTQDNLHHQLVETNLNADVTTSNHKSLKYIPNISGDNVGLSAIDSHPNAEVSLTSRLDINGLIGSEHLQKSLDIGVDNEPSPEPSLSFRELPALKLNSSTETGPSIPQILHMICNGSDDSPSANKRQALQQLIEISISNDHSVWSKYFNQILTAVLEMLDDSDSLARELVLSLIVEMLKNQKESMEYSVEIVIEKLLNVTKDNVLKVSNESERCLTIVLSQYDPFRCLSVIVPLLVTEDERTLVTCINCLTKLVGRLSQEELMAQLPSFLPALFDAFGNQSADVRKTVVFCLVDIYIMLGKAFLPYLEGLNSTQLRLVTIYANRISQARTGTPIDATQ is encoded by the exons ATGGAGGAGGCGCTGGAGTTGGCGCGTGCGAAAGACACTAAGGAGCGGATGGCGGGCGTCGAGCGCCTCCACCAACTCCTTGAAGCCTCGAGAAAGACGCTATCTCCGTCGGAGGTGACGTCACTCGTCGACGTCGGCCTAGATCTCTTGAAGGATAACAACTTCCGTGTCTCACAGGGCGGTTTGCAGGCGCTCGCCTCCGCCGCCGTGCTCTCTGGCGAGCACTTCAAGCTGCATTTCAATGCGCTTGTTCCGGCGGTGGTAGAGAGGCTCGGTGACGCCAAACAGCCTGTTAGGGATGCCGCCAGGAGGCTGCTGCTCACTCTCATGGAG GTTTCTTCACCAACAATTATCGTTGAAAGGGCAGGATCTTATGCTTGGATGCACAGAAGTTGGAGAATTCGAGAAGAGTTTGCTCGCACAGTCACGTCAGCTATTGGTCTCTTTGCATCTACAGAACTACCTCTTCAGCGTGCCATTCTTCCTCCT ATTTTGCAGATGCTGAATGATCCAAACCCTGGTGTTAGGGAGGCAGCTATTTCATGCATTGAG GAGATGTATACTCAGGCTGGGCCTCAGTTCCTTGAAGAATTGAATCGACATCATCTACCTGCAGCAATG TTAAGAGATATTAATGCCAGAGTAGAAAAGATTGAGCCCAAGATTCACTCTTCAGATGCTATTGTGAGCAATTACTCATCTACTGAGACCAAGCCTACGATGCATAATCCAAAGAAAAGTAGCCCAAAGGCCAAAACCACGTCACgcgaaaattctctctttgGAG CAGATGGTGACATCACAGAAAAGCCAGTAGAACCTATTAAAGTATATTCTGAAAAAGAGCTTACAAGAGAGTTTGAGAAGATTGCTTCTACCTTAGTGCCTGAAAAAGATTGGTCTGTACGTATTGCTGCCATGCAGAGAGTTGAAGGCCTTGTTATTGGAG GTGCAGCTGATTACCCTGGTTTCCGGGGGCTTCTCAAGCAGCTAATTGGTCCTTTGAGCACACAATTATCAGATCGGCGTTCTAGCATTGTCAAGCAG GGATGTCATTTGTTAAACTTCTTATCTAAAGATCTCTTGGGGGATTTTGAGGGATGCGCTGAGATGTTTATTCCG GTCCTTTTCAAGCTTGTTGTCATAACAGTGCTTGTAATTGCAGAGTCGGCGGATAACTGCATAAAGACG ATGTTACGCAATTGCAAAGTTCCTCGTGTACTTCCCCGGATTGTTGACTCTGCAAAGAATGACCGCAATGCTATACTCCGTGCGAG GTGTTGTGATTATGCGCTTCTTATACTTGAATATTGGGCTGATGCACCTGAAATACAACGGTCGGCTGACCTCTATGAAGATCTTATTAGATGTTGTGTGGCTGATGCAATGAGTGAG GTACGATCTACTGCAAGGACCTGTTACAGAATGTTTGCTAAAACATGGCCTGATCGCTCCCGGCGTCTGTTCATGTCTTTTGATCCTGTTGTTCAAAGG GTAATAAACGATGAAGATGGAGGAATGCATAGAAGACATGCTTCACCTTCCATTCGTGAAAGAAGTTCTAACATGTCATTCTCCACTCATGCATCCACACCTTCAAATATACCTGGTTATGGGACTTCTGCGATAGTGGCAATGGATAGAAGCGGTAGTTTATCCTCAGGGACATCTCTTACTTCTGGACTACTGATCTCTCAAGCAAAATCTATGGGCAAGGGTGCAGAGCGTAGCCTAGAAAGTGTGTTGCACTCGAGCAAGCAGAAGGTCACTGCCATAGAGAGTATGCTGAGAGGCTTGGATATATCAGAGAGAGGACGATCCTCCAGTTTGGACTTAG GAGTTGACCCTCCATCTTCTCGTGATCCACCATTCCCCCTTGCGGTTCCAGCATCAAATAGTCTTACAAATTCTTTAACAGATCCGGTATCTGGTATATCTAAAGGCAACAATCGCAATGGAGGGTTGGTGCTTTCTGATATCATTACACAAATCCAAGCCTCTAAGGAGTCGAGTAAACTATCATATTATAACAGCACTGGAAGTGAGCTTTTGTCTGTGCATTCTTCTTACTCAGCCAAGAGAGCTCCAGAAAAGGTACAAGATAGAGGATTTGCTGAAGAAAATCCTGATTTTAGGGATTCAAGGAGATACATGAACGTTCAAGATAAACAGTACTTAGAGACACAATACAGAGATGCTAGTTATAGGGAGTCACATGGTAACCATGTACCGAATTTCCAGCGTCCACTTCTAAGGAAGAACACTACTGGGCGAGTGTCTGCTGGCAGGAGGAGGAGCTTTGATGACAGTCAGCTCCCACTGGGTGATCTCTCAAGTTATTCGGACAGCCCAGCTACTCTTACTGATGCTCTAAATGAAGGGCTCAGTTCTAGTTCAGATTGGAATGCACGGGTGGCTGCATTTAGTTATATTCATTCTCTTCTGCAGCAAGGTCCAAGAGGTATTCAAGACGTAATGCAGAGTTTTGAGAAGGTCATGAAGCTGTTTTTTCAACACCTGGATGACCCGCATCACAAAGTTGCACAGGCAGCCCTTTCAACTCTTGCAGATCTTATTCCAGCTTGCAGAAAGCCATTTGAAAGTTACATGGAGAGGATTCTACCCCATGTTTTTTCTAGGTTGATTGATCCAAAGGAATTAGTGAGGCAACCTTGCTCAACTACACTGGATATTGTTGGCAAAACATATGGTACCGATTCACTTCTACCTGCTCTGTTGCGTTCGTTGGACGAACAACGATCTCCCAAGGCAAAATTAGCTGTTATTGAGTTTGCTATTGGTTCATTTAACAAGCATGCTTCAAATTCTGAAGGTTCTGCCAATAGTGGCATCCTTAAGCTATGGCTTGCAAAATTAACCCCACTGGTTCAtgacaaaaatacaaaattgaaGGAAGCAGCTATAACATGCATAATATCTGTTTATACTCACTTTGACTCGGTGGCGGTATTGAACTTCATTCTTAGCTTATCGGTTGAAGAACAGAACTCCTTAAGAAGAGCCCTCAAGCAGTATACTCCTCGCATAGAGGTAGAACTCATGAACTTTCTGCAAAGCAAGAAAGAGAGACGCATCAAATCCTCATATGATCCATCTGACGTGGTTGGAACATCTTCTGAAGATGGCTATAATGGATCATTAAAGAAGAGTCAGTTGTTTGGTAGATATTCTTCTGGATCTATTGACAGTGATAGTGGGAGGAAGTGGAGCTCTCTTCAAGATGCATCCTTCATCACAGGTTCTATTGGGAACCAAAAATCTGATGATACACAGGACAATTTGCATCATCAATTGGTAGAGACTAACTTGAATGCTGATGTTACAACTTCAAACCACAAAAGTTTGAAATACATACCTAATATCTCCGGTGATAATGTGGGATTATCAGCAATAGATAGTCATCCAAACGCGGAGGTTTCTTTGACATCACGTTTGGACATCAATGGACTGATTGGATCTGAACATCTGCAGAAGTCTCTAGACATTGGGGTTGACAATGAGCCTTCACCTGAACCGTCACTAAGTTTTCGTGAACTTCCTGCTCTTAAATTAAATTCTTCTACCGAAACAGGACCAAGTATCCCTCAGATTCTTCATATG ATATGCAATGGGAGTGACGACAGTCCTTCAGCAAATAAACGGCAAGCACTTCAACAGTTGATTGAAATCTCCATATCTAATGACCACTCCGTCTGGAGCAAG TACTTCAATCAGATATTAACTGCTGTACTTGAAATGCTGGATGATTCCGACTCATTAGCCCGCGAGCTAGTTCTCTCGCTCATTGTTGAGATGTTAAAGAATCAG AAGGAGTCAATGGAGTATTCTGTTGAGATTGTAATTGAAAAGCTGCTTAATGTGACGAAGGACAACGTTTTGAAG GTCTCCAATGAATCCGAACGTTGCTTGACAATTGTGTTGTCTCAGTATGATCCATTCCGGTGTCTAAGT GTTATTGTGCCTCTGCTTGTGACCGAAGATGAGAGAACTCTTGTGACATGCATAAACTGTTTGACTAAG CTTGTAGGCAGGCTCTCTCAAGAGGAGCTGATGGCTCAGTTGCCCTCGTTTTTGCCTGCTCTTTTTGATGCATTTGGGAATCAGAGTGCAGATGTCCGGAAG ACTGTTGTTTTCTGTCTGGTGGACATATATATCATGCTGGGGAAAGCATTCTTGCCATATTTGGAAGGGCTTAATAGTACACAACTCCGGCTGGTGACGATATATGCAAACAGGATATCTCAGGCGAGGACCGGTACTCCAATTGATGCTACCCAATGA